The proteins below are encoded in one region of Microbispora sp. NBC_01189:
- the sucC gene encoding ADP-forming succinate--CoA ligase subunit beta, with the protein MDLFEHQAKELFAEYGIAVPRGTVAHTADEARAAAEQLTGRVVVKAQVKTGGRGKAGGVKVADDAADAYDKATRILGMDIKGHTVHKVLIEEASQIAEEYYFSFLLDRANRTFLAICSASGGMDIEEVAHTAPEKVAKVPVSPLTGVSRARAREIAVAGGLPQRALDGAAELIEKLWAVFVDEDASLVEVNPMILSADGQVKALDGKVTLDDNADFRQAEHVTYVDKAAEDPLEARAKEKHLNYVKLDGDVGIIGNGAGLVMSTLDVVAYAGEEFPGRPKPANFLDIGGGASAEVMANGLEIILSDPSVKSVFVNVFGGITACDAVANGIVSAFKLLESRGEEVTHPLVVRLDGNNAALGRQILADAALPRVELVDTMDEAAKRAAELAAVGA; encoded by the coding sequence GTGGACCTGTTCGAACATCAGGCGAAGGAGCTCTTCGCGGAGTACGGCATCGCGGTGCCGCGCGGAACAGTGGCGCACACCGCGGATGAGGCGCGGGCGGCTGCCGAGCAGCTCACCGGACGCGTTGTCGTCAAGGCGCAGGTCAAGACCGGCGGGCGCGGCAAGGCCGGCGGCGTGAAGGTGGCCGACGACGCCGCCGACGCGTACGACAAGGCGACGCGGATCCTCGGCATGGACATCAAGGGCCACACGGTCCACAAGGTCCTGATCGAGGAGGCCAGCCAGATCGCGGAGGAGTACTACTTCTCCTTCCTCCTCGACCGTGCCAACCGTACGTTCCTCGCGATCTGCTCCGCCTCCGGCGGCATGGACATCGAGGAGGTCGCGCACACCGCGCCGGAGAAGGTGGCGAAGGTGCCGGTCAGCCCGCTGACGGGCGTCAGCCGCGCCAGGGCCCGCGAGATCGCGGTGGCCGGCGGCCTGCCGCAGCGGGCGCTGGACGGCGCCGCCGAGCTGATCGAGAAGCTCTGGGCCGTCTTCGTGGACGAAGACGCCTCCCTCGTCGAGGTCAACCCCATGATCCTTTCGGCCGACGGCCAGGTGAAGGCGCTCGACGGCAAGGTCACCCTCGACGACAACGCGGACTTCCGCCAGGCGGAGCACGTGACGTACGTCGACAAGGCCGCGGAGGACCCGCTGGAGGCCCGGGCCAAGGAGAAGCACCTCAACTACGTGAAGCTGGACGGCGACGTCGGCATCATCGGCAACGGCGCCGGCCTGGTCATGTCCACGCTGGACGTCGTGGCGTACGCGGGCGAGGAGTTCCCCGGGCGGCCCAAGCCGGCCAACTTCCTCGACATCGGCGGCGGGGCCTCGGCCGAGGTCATGGCGAACGGACTGGAGATCATCCTGTCCGACCCGTCGGTGAAGTCGGTCTTCGTGAACGTCTTCGGCGGCATCACCGCCTGCGACGCGGTCGCCAACGGCATCGTCTCGGCCTTCAAGCTGCTGGAGAGCCGTGGCGAGGAAGTGACCCACCCGCTCGTCGTCCGCCTGGACGGCAACAACGCCGCTCTCGGGCGGCAGATCCTGGCCGACGCCGCGCTCCCGCGCGTCGAGCTGGTCGACACGATGGACGAAGCGGCCAAGCGCGCCGCCGAGCTCGCCGCGGTAGGTGCGTAA
- the sucD gene encoding succinate--CoA ligase subunit alpha, whose protein sequence is MAIWLTENSKIIVQGMTGGEGTKHTRRMLAAGVNVVGGVNARKAGVTHEGLPVFGTVTEAMERTGADVSVVFVPPAHTKAAVREAIDAEIPLCVVITEGVPVHDTTEFWAYAVSKGNKTRIIGPNCPGIASPGASNAGIIPADITTKGRVGLVSKSGTLTYQLMYELRDIGFSTCVGIGGDPVIGTTHIDALQAFQEDPETDAIVMIGEIGGDAEERAAAYIDEHVTKPVVAYVAGFTAPEGKTMGHAGAIVSGSAGTAQAKKEALEKVGVRVGRTPSETARLMRELMS, encoded by the coding sequence ATGGCTATCTGGCTCACCGAGAACAGCAAGATCATCGTTCAGGGTATGACCGGCGGTGAGGGCACCAAGCACACCCGCCGCATGCTCGCCGCCGGGGTGAACGTCGTGGGCGGCGTCAACGCCCGCAAGGCCGGCGTCACGCACGAGGGCCTGCCGGTCTTTGGCACCGTCACGGAGGCCATGGAGCGGACGGGCGCCGACGTCTCCGTCGTCTTCGTGCCCCCGGCGCACACCAAGGCGGCCGTCCGCGAGGCCATCGACGCCGAGATCCCGCTCTGCGTGGTCATCACCGAGGGCGTGCCGGTCCACGACACGACCGAGTTCTGGGCGTACGCCGTCTCCAAGGGCAACAAGACCCGCATCATCGGGCCGAACTGCCCCGGCATCGCCTCGCCCGGCGCGTCCAACGCCGGGATCATCCCGGCCGACATCACCACCAAGGGCCGCGTGGGCCTGGTGTCGAAGTCGGGCACGCTGACCTACCAGCTCATGTACGAGCTGCGCGACATCGGCTTCTCCACCTGCGTCGGCATCGGCGGCGACCCGGTCATCGGCACGACGCACATCGACGCGCTCCAGGCGTTCCAGGAGGACCCGGAGACCGACGCGATCGTGATGATCGGCGAGATCGGCGGCGACGCCGAGGAGCGGGCCGCGGCCTACATCGACGAGCACGTCACCAAGCCGGTCGTCGCCTACGTCGCCGGGTTCACCGCGCCCGAGGGCAAGACCATGGGCCACGCCGGCGCGATCGTGTCCGGCTCCGCGGGCACCGCCCAGGCCAAGAAGGAAGCCCTGGAGAAGGTCGGCGTCCGCGTCGGCCGCACGCCCAGCGAGACCGCCCGCCTCATGCGCGAGCTCATGTCGTGA
- a CDS encoding NADP-dependent oxidoreductase, translated as MPETPPGTVREIRLAEVPAGLPGPEHLAVVEVPLPVPGAGEVLVRNRWFQVFPALRTLMAGGVPGAPFPALRPGDTLFGPAVGEVVTAGEGVRLRPGDLVSHFQGWREYAVVPASEPLDGALPDPAAHLAPGATAYAALTRIADLRPGETVFVSGGAGGVGSLAGQIARLLGAARVIGSTGSAAKAERMTAELGYDAVVLRDGGPIGARLAEAAPEGVDVVVDNVGGEQLRAAADAARPGARLVLVGTLATQLSAASTGATAPVELDTFRLILRNITLRGLTGVDTATTAEWTERFGAWLRSGSISFPHTRISGLDRAPLALRELFDGRHVGTVVVEP; from the coding sequence ATGCCCGAGACACCGCCCGGCACCGTACGGGAGATCCGGCTCGCCGAGGTTCCGGCCGGTCTGCCCGGCCCCGAGCACCTGGCCGTCGTGGAGGTCCCGCTGCCCGTGCCGGGGGCCGGCGAGGTCCTGGTGCGCAACCGCTGGTTCCAGGTCTTTCCGGCGTTGCGCACGCTGATGGCCGGAGGCGTGCCGGGCGCGCCCTTTCCGGCCCTGCGGCCCGGCGACACGTTGTTCGGCCCTGCCGTCGGCGAGGTCGTCACGGCCGGGGAGGGGGTGCGCCTGCGGCCGGGCGACCTGGTCTCGCACTTCCAGGGCTGGCGCGAGTATGCCGTGGTCCCCGCGTCCGAGCCGCTGGACGGCGCCCTGCCCGACCCCGCCGCGCACCTCGCTCCGGGGGCCACGGCGTACGCGGCCCTGACGCGGATCGCGGACCTGCGCCCGGGAGAGACGGTGTTCGTCAGCGGGGGCGCCGGAGGCGTCGGATCACTCGCGGGCCAGATCGCCCGCCTGCTGGGCGCGGCGCGCGTGATCGGCAGCACCGGCTCGGCCGCGAAGGCCGAGCGCATGACCGCCGAGCTCGGCTACGACGCGGTCGTGCTCCGCGACGGCGGCCCGATCGGCGCGCGGCTGGCCGAGGCCGCGCCCGAGGGCGTCGACGTGGTCGTCGACAACGTCGGCGGCGAACAGCTCCGCGCGGCGGCCGACGCGGCCCGGCCCGGCGCCCGCCTCGTCCTGGTCGGCACTCTGGCCACCCAGCTGTCGGCGGCGTCCACCGGTGCGACCGCCCCGGTGGAGCTGGACACCTTCCGGCTCATCCTGAGGAACATCACGCTCCGGGGCCTGACCGGCGTAGACACGGCGACCACCGCGGAGTGGACGGAGCGCTTCGGCGCCTGGCTCCGCTCGGGATCCATCTCCTTTCCGCACACGCGGATCTCGGGCCTCGACCGCGCGCCGCTGGCATTGCGCGAGCTCTTCGACGGCCGGCACGTCGGCACGGTCGTCGTGGAGCCCTGA
- a CDS encoding alpha/beta hydrolase, with the protein MELTATKVQILFVALALGGLVTTVCLWPRLSGPSWRSIAARAGVLVAGQALLLLAVAVVINAYFGFFGSWGDLLGTNAADAPAIAAGTGAGEAGLVRVLGSRPVEVTKPKVGLPAGRLEQVTISGGRTGLSSSAYVYLPPQYFEKKYADRRFPVILGLTGYPGDAENLVTRLNLPTLTATSILTHEIGATVLVLMRPTVVPPRDTECMDVPGGPQVETYFTSDVPRAMAAAYRVGGGAANWGVLGGSTGGYCALKLTMRHPEAFSAAVSLSGYFHGLVDMTTGDLFGGNRRLQDENDLMWRLANLPAPPVSVLVTSSRQGESNYQATEKFLAAVKAPMRASSLILPSGGHNFATWNRELPQALPWLAQQLHAPAQASSRVTGAQQSRPVSRKQSRPVSRKPSRHPTRRPRPGHRPVEAAGRVR; encoded by the coding sequence TTGGAACTGACAGCGACAAAAGTGCAGATCCTGTTCGTCGCGCTCGCCCTCGGCGGACTGGTCACGACCGTCTGTCTGTGGCCCCGGCTGAGCGGGCCGTCCTGGCGTTCGATCGCCGCACGGGCGGGCGTGCTGGTCGCGGGCCAGGCCCTGTTGCTGCTCGCGGTCGCCGTCGTGATCAACGCGTACTTCGGGTTCTTCGGCTCGTGGGGCGACCTGCTGGGCACGAACGCGGCCGACGCGCCGGCGATCGCGGCGGGAACGGGCGCCGGCGAGGCGGGTCTCGTCCGGGTGCTCGGCAGCAGGCCGGTCGAGGTCACCAAGCCGAAGGTCGGCCTTCCGGCGGGACGCCTGGAGCAGGTCACGATCTCCGGGGGCCGGACGGGGCTGAGCTCATCCGCGTACGTGTACCTGCCGCCGCAGTATTTCGAGAAGAAGTACGCCGACCGGCGCTTTCCGGTGATCCTCGGGCTGACCGGCTATCCGGGCGACGCGGAGAACCTGGTCACCCGGCTCAACCTGCCCACGCTCACGGCGACCTCGATCCTCACCCACGAGATCGGCGCGACCGTCCTGGTGCTCATGCGCCCGACGGTCGTGCCGCCCCGCGACACCGAGTGCATGGACGTGCCGGGTGGGCCGCAGGTCGAGACGTACTTCACATCGGACGTGCCGCGGGCGATGGCCGCGGCCTACCGGGTCGGCGGCGGCGCCGCCAACTGGGGCGTCCTCGGCGGGTCCACCGGGGGCTACTGCGCGCTCAAGCTGACCATGCGCCACCCCGAGGCGTTCTCGGCCGCTGTGTCTCTGTCCGGCTATTTCCACGGCCTGGTCGACATGACGACGGGCGACCTGTTCGGCGGGAACCGGCGACTCCAGGACGAGAACGACCTGATGTGGCGGCTGGCCAACCTGCCGGCCCCGCCGGTGTCGGTCCTCGTGACGAGCAGCCGCCAGGGCGAGTCGAACTATCAGGCGACGGAGAAGTTCCTTGCGGCGGTGAAGGCGCCCATGCGTGCGTCCTCGCTGATCCTGCCAAGCGGGGGCCACAACTTCGCCACCTGGAACCGGGAGCTTCCCCAGGCCCTGCCCTGGCTCGCGCAGCAACTGCACGCACCGGCGCAGGCCTCATCCCGGGTCACGGGCGCGCAGCAGTCCCGGCCCGTAAGCCGGAAGCAGTCCCGGCCCGTGAGCCGGAAGCCGTCCCGGCACCCCACTCGGCGGCCTCGACCCGGTCACCGTCCCGTGGAGGCAGCCGGGCGGGTCCGTTAG
- the purN gene encoding phosphoribosylglycinamide formyltransferase, giving the protein MSCRLLVLVSGSGTNLQALLDAASDDAYGATVVAVGADRDDIEGLARAERAGVPTFVERVGDHPDRDEWDERLAERIAGHRPDLVVSAGFMKILGSRVLAAFPVVNTHPALLPAFPGAHAVRDALAYGVRVTGCTVHLVDAGVDTGPVIAQEAVPVLEGDDEKSLHERIKTVERGLLVEMVGRMAREGWTTTGRTVRLGTTSGRTTK; this is encoded by the coding sequence CTGTCCTGCCGGCTTTTGGTCCTCGTCTCGGGATCGGGGACCAACCTGCAAGCGCTGCTCGACGCCGCCTCCGACGACGCGTACGGCGCGACGGTGGTGGCCGTCGGAGCCGACCGCGACGACATCGAGGGCCTGGCGCGGGCCGAGCGCGCGGGCGTCCCGACGTTCGTCGAGAGGGTGGGTGACCACCCCGACCGGGACGAATGGGACGAGAGGCTGGCGGAGCGCATCGCCGGGCACCGGCCCGACCTCGTGGTCTCCGCCGGGTTCATGAAGATCCTCGGCTCTCGCGTGCTGGCCGCGTTCCCGGTCGTCAACACCCATCCGGCGCTGCTGCCCGCCTTCCCGGGCGCGCACGCGGTGCGTGACGCGCTCGCGTACGGCGTCCGCGTCACCGGCTGCACCGTGCACCTGGTCGACGCGGGGGTGGACACCGGCCCGGTGATCGCCCAGGAGGCGGTGCCGGTGCTGGAAGGCGACGACGAGAAGTCGCTGCACGAGCGGATCAAGACCGTCGAGCGCGGGCTTCTGGTCGAGATGGTCGGCCGGATGGCCCGCGAGGGCTGGACCACGACCGGGCGCACCGTACGCCTGGGCACGACATCAGGAAGGACCACGAAGTGA
- a CDS encoding DUF6350 family protein, translating into MTGLLDQFRTGPRAVLGRVGAGDDEESRRPLPVSGMLAAFWTLGVGIAVLTTLTLIGWMAAPRGPFGEGLPGVFRTACQLWLAAHHAGFAIPGGRVGLLPIGLMILPGALLYRAGLWMARDADLRVRMPARLPKGTPRDVENARRRAQLVLIAQAGISLAAPYALLAGVIALVSRNEIMQPFPGEALVSHLLLAFVTGSVATARTIGPWRSMLRLLPERPRSLVAGTAVATALLLTAGAVLVLVTVAVNFPRIQQMSEILSPGLVGGLLLVLLEVLYFCNAVIWGMAYIAGPGFAVGAGTLVAPTGVKLGAVPMLPLLGALPPSGTAPPWVMSVIAVPFAVGAVAGVVTARVAPTPSIEAAPLWGFVCGITSGLAAGTLAALSGGPLGGAGLAAVGPSPWEVALSVALEVGVAAGISAGIANWWLISRRPATPPEPVRKAGAAIAKAAGKVRPARAAHLPGHWLDATEAETQPIPVIRDDWTDEHAAAAAETFDDMGARRAGATPRNPGDTVPGKPLPDTPRKPAAKRAPSPPPKPRKDIVDETDDRGGHVIYVDPYAWDRD; encoded by the coding sequence GTGACGGGACTTCTCGATCAATTCAGGACCGGTCCCCGCGCGGTCCTCGGCCGCGTGGGCGCCGGTGACGACGAGGAGAGCCGCCGTCCGCTTCCCGTCTCCGGCATGCTGGCCGCGTTCTGGACACTCGGCGTCGGCATCGCCGTGCTCACCACGCTCACCCTCATCGGCTGGATGGCCGCTCCCCGGGGACCCTTCGGCGAGGGCCTGCCCGGCGTGTTCCGCACCGCCTGCCAGCTCTGGCTGGCCGCCCACCACGCCGGGTTCGCGATCCCCGGCGGCCGGGTGGGCCTGCTGCCCATCGGGCTCATGATCCTGCCCGGCGCGCTGCTCTACCGGGCGGGTCTGTGGATGGCACGCGACGCCGACCTGCGGGTGAGGATGCCGGCCCGGCTGCCGAAGGGCACCCCCCGCGACGTCGAGAACGCCCGCCGCCGCGCCCAGCTCGTGCTCATCGCCCAGGCGGGCATCTCGCTGGCCGCGCCGTACGCGCTGCTCGCCGGGGTGATCGCCCTGGTGTCGCGCAACGAGATCATGCAGCCGTTCCCGGGTGAGGCGCTCGTCAGCCACCTGCTGCTGGCCTTCGTCACGGGGTCGGTGGCCACCGCCCGCACGATCGGGCCGTGGCGGTCGATGCTGCGCCTGCTGCCCGAGCGGCCGCGCTCACTCGTCGCCGGTACGGCCGTCGCGACCGCGCTGCTCCTCACGGCCGGGGCGGTGCTCGTCCTCGTGACCGTGGCGGTCAACTTCCCCCGGATCCAGCAGATGTCGGAGATCCTCAGCCCCGGCCTGGTCGGCGGCCTGCTGCTCGTGCTCCTGGAAGTCCTCTACTTCTGCAACGCCGTGATCTGGGGGATGGCGTACATCGCGGGACCCGGCTTCGCGGTGGGCGCGGGAACGCTGGTCGCGCCCACCGGCGTCAAACTGGGCGCGGTCCCCATGCTGCCGCTGCTCGGCGCGCTGCCGCCGTCCGGCACCGCGCCCCCGTGGGTCATGTCGGTGATCGCGGTGCCGTTCGCCGTGGGGGCGGTCGCGGGCGTGGTGACGGCCCGCGTGGCGCCCACCCCCTCGATCGAGGCCGCGCCGCTGTGGGGCTTCGTCTGCGGGATCACCAGCGGGCTCGCGGCGGGGACGCTCGCGGCGCTGTCGGGCGGCCCGCTCGGCGGGGCCGGGCTGGCCGCCGTGGGGCCCTCCCCCTGGGAGGTGGCGCTGTCGGTCGCGCTGGAGGTCGGCGTGGCCGCCGGGATCTCGGCCGGCATCGCCAACTGGTGGCTGATCTCCCGGCGGCCGGCGACCCCGCCGGAGCCGGTCAGGAAGGCCGGCGCAGCCATCGCCAAGGCGGCCGGGAAGGTGCGGCCCGCCCGGGCCGCCCATCTGCCGGGGCACTGGCTGGACGCCACCGAGGCGGAGACCCAGCCGATCCCGGTGATCAGGGACGACTGGACCGACGAGCACGCCGCGGCGGCGGCGGAGACCTTCGACGACATGGGCGCGCGGCGGGCCGGGGCCACGCCCCGGAATCCCGGCGACACGGTTCCTGGCAAGCCGCTTCCCGACACCCCGCGCAAACCGGCCGCGAAGCGTGCCCCGAGCCCCCCGCCGAAGCCGCGCAAGGACATCGTGGACGAGACCGACGACCGCGGCGGCCACGTCATCTACGTCGACCCCTACGCCTGGGACCGCGACTGA
- a CDS encoding MerR family transcriptional regulator, with protein MGMRIGDAAAATGTTPRALRFYEQRGLLLPPRTASGQREYGPREIARVRLVRQLLALGLTVEDVAGCADRLDLLEGDTLPPYGSPGCTGGTGVVQRRVAALNDEIGRLTRLRDRLAATVPEAGRSAGR; from the coding sequence ATGGGGATGCGGATCGGCGACGCCGCGGCGGCGACGGGGACCACTCCGCGCGCCCTGCGCTTCTACGAGCAGCGCGGGCTGCTCCTCCCGCCGCGCACCGCGTCGGGTCAGCGGGAGTACGGTCCGCGTGAGATCGCCCGCGTCCGTCTGGTGCGGCAGCTACTCGCCCTCGGCCTGACCGTCGAGGACGTCGCCGGCTGCGCCGACCGCCTGGACCTGCTGGAGGGCGACACCCTCCCGCCGTACGGCTCCCCCGGCTGCACGGGCGGCACGGGGGTCGTCCAGCGCCGCGTCGCCGCCCTGAACGACGAGATCGGCCGCCTCACCCGCCTGCGGGACCGCCTTGCCGCGACCGTCCCCGAAGCCGGGCGATCGGCGGGCCGGTGA
- a CDS encoding bifunctional methylenetetrahydrofolate dehydrogenase/methenyltetrahydrofolate cyclohydrolase, whose product MTARLLDGKATAATIKGELAERVKTLANRGITPGLGTILVGDDPGSQIYVAGKHRDCAEVGITSLRKDLPDTATQADVEAAVDELNADPACTGYIVQLPLPRHLDTQALIERMDPAKDADGLHPVNLGRLVHMVDAPLPCTPRGIVVLLQRYGVPIKGAEVVVVGRGITVGRPLGLLLTRRAENATVTLCHTGTQDLASHVRRADIVVAAAGVPHLVTAEMVKPGAAVLDVGVSRVDGKIAGDVAPGVREVAGFVAPNPGGVGPMTRAMLLANVVEAAERG is encoded by the coding sequence ATGACCGCGCGGCTTCTGGACGGCAAGGCGACCGCCGCCACGATCAAGGGCGAGCTGGCGGAGCGGGTGAAGACCCTGGCGAACCGGGGCATCACCCCCGGTCTGGGCACCATCCTGGTCGGCGACGACCCGGGCAGCCAGATCTACGTCGCGGGCAAGCACCGCGACTGCGCGGAGGTCGGCATCACCTCCCTCCGGAAGGACCTTCCGGACACCGCCACCCAGGCCGACGTGGAGGCCGCGGTCGACGAGCTGAACGCCGACCCGGCCTGCACGGGCTACATCGTCCAGCTTCCGCTGCCGCGGCACCTGGACACCCAGGCGCTCATCGAGCGGATGGACCCGGCCAAGGACGCGGACGGCCTCCACCCGGTCAACCTGGGCAGGCTCGTCCACATGGTCGACGCCCCGCTGCCGTGCACCCCGCGCGGCATCGTGGTGCTGCTCCAGCGGTACGGCGTGCCGATCAAGGGCGCCGAGGTCGTGGTCGTCGGCCGGGGCATCACCGTGGGCCGGCCGCTGGGCCTGCTGCTCACCCGGCGCGCGGAGAACGCCACCGTGACGCTCTGCCACACCGGCACCCAGGACCTGGCGTCCCACGTGCGCCGGGCGGACATCGTCGTCGCCGCGGCCGGGGTGCCCCACCTCGTGACCGCGGAGATGGTCAAGCCGGGCGCGGCCGTGCTCGACGTGGGCGTGTCCCGGGTCGACGGGAAGATCGCCGGTGACGTGGCCCCCGGCGTACGCGAGGTCGCGGGTTTCGTCGCCCCCAACCCCGGCGGGGTGGGGCCGATGACCCGGGCCATGCTGCTGGCCAACGTCGTCGAGGCCGCCGAGCGGGGCTGA
- the purH gene encoding bifunctional phosphoribosylaminoimidazolecarboxamide formyltransferase/IMP cyclohydrolase, with protein MTRIAIRRALITVYDKTGLEDLARGLEAAGVEIVSTGGTAAAIASYGVPVTRVESLTGFPECLDGRVKTLHPRVHAGLLADGGNPSHVKQLEELDIEQFQLAVVNLYPFAATVASGASDAECVEQIDIGGPAMIRAAAKNHGTVAVVVDPRAYGDVLAAAAEGGFTLTERRRLAAAAYAHTAAYDVAVASWFGNVYATEGEWPSFMGAAWKRKAALRYGENPHQGAALYTGGTDGLANAEQLHGKEMSYNNYVDADAAWRAAWDFAEPCVAIIKHANPCGIAVGADVAEAHRKAHECDPVSAYGGVIAVNREVTRELAEQIAPIFTEVVVAPSFAADALEVLREKKNIRLLACPSGPSNAAEFRRVDGGLLVQTVDRVDAPGDDPSGWELRAGEPASPEVLADLSFAWRACRSVKSNAILLASGGATVGVGMGQVNRVDSARLAVSRAGERAAGSVGASDAYFPFPDGLQVLTEAGVKAIVEPGGSIRDEEVIEAAKEAGITLYFTGTRHFFH; from the coding sequence GTGACCCGCATCGCCATCCGCCGTGCGCTCATCACCGTTTACGACAAGACGGGTCTGGAAGACCTGGCGCGGGGGCTCGAGGCCGCGGGCGTGGAGATCGTGTCGACCGGCGGCACCGCCGCCGCGATCGCCTCCTACGGCGTGCCGGTCACCAGGGTGGAGTCGCTCACCGGCTTCCCCGAGTGCCTGGACGGCCGGGTCAAGACCCTCCACCCGCGGGTGCACGCCGGGCTGCTCGCCGACGGCGGCAACCCCTCGCACGTGAAGCAGCTGGAGGAGCTGGACATCGAGCAGTTCCAGCTCGCGGTGGTGAACCTCTATCCGTTCGCCGCCACGGTCGCCTCCGGCGCCTCGGACGCCGAGTGCGTCGAGCAGATCGACATCGGCGGCCCCGCGATGATCCGGGCCGCCGCCAAGAACCACGGCACGGTGGCCGTGGTCGTCGACCCCAGGGCGTACGGCGACGTGCTGGCCGCGGCCGCGGAGGGCGGCTTCACGCTGACCGAGCGCAGGAGGCTCGCCGCCGCTGCCTACGCGCACACCGCCGCGTACGACGTCGCGGTGGCCTCGTGGTTCGGCAACGTGTACGCCACCGAGGGCGAGTGGCCGTCGTTCATGGGCGCGGCGTGGAAGCGCAAGGCGGCCCTGCGGTACGGGGAGAACCCGCACCAGGGAGCGGCGCTCTACACCGGCGGCACGGACGGCCTGGCCAACGCCGAGCAGCTCCACGGCAAGGAGATGTCCTACAACAACTACGTGGACGCCGACGCCGCCTGGCGGGCCGCCTGGGACTTCGCCGAGCCCTGCGTCGCCATCATCAAGCACGCCAACCCCTGCGGCATCGCCGTGGGCGCCGACGTGGCCGAGGCGCACCGCAAGGCGCACGAGTGCGACCCGGTCTCGGCGTACGGCGGGGTGATCGCGGTGAACCGCGAGGTGACCCGCGAGCTGGCCGAGCAGATCGCGCCGATCTTCACGGAGGTCGTGGTGGCGCCGTCGTTCGCGGCGGACGCGCTGGAGGTCCTGCGGGAGAAGAAGAACATCCGCCTGCTCGCGTGCCCGTCGGGGCCGTCGAACGCCGCGGAGTTCCGCCGCGTCGACGGCGGCCTCCTCGTGCAGACGGTCGACCGGGTGGACGCCCCCGGCGACGACCCGTCCGGCTGGGAGCTCAGGGCCGGTGAGCCGGCCTCGCCCGAGGTGCTGGCCGACCTCTCTTTCGCCTGGCGGGCCTGCCGTTCGGTGAAGTCCAACGCGATCCTCCTCGCGTCCGGCGGCGCGACCGTCGGCGTCGGGATGGGCCAGGTCAACCGGGTCGACTCGGCCCGGCTGGCGGTCTCGCGGGCCGGTGAGCGCGCGGCCGGATCGGTCGGCGCGTCCGACGCGTACTTCCCCTTCCCGGACGGTCTGCAGGTGCTGACCGAGGCGGGAGTGAAGGCGATCGTGGAGCCGGGCGGATCGATCCGCGACGAAGAGGTCATCGAGGCCGCCAAGGAGGCGGGCATCACGCTCTACTTCACCGGCACCCGGCACTTCTTCCACTGA
- a CDS encoding cobalamin B12-binding domain-containing protein: protein MAGRIRVVVAKPGLDGHDRGVKVVARALRDAGMEVVYTGLHQTPEQIVRTAIQEDAAAIGLSILSGAHMTLFARLFEVLREEEAEDIVVFGGGIIPEADIPELERMGVARIFTPGSTTQEIVDWVRSAVPTTV, encoded by the coding sequence ATGGCAGGCAGGATTCGGGTCGTCGTCGCCAAGCCAGGGCTCGACGGGCACGACCGCGGCGTCAAGGTCGTGGCGCGGGCGCTGCGGGACGCGGGCATGGAGGTCGTCTACACCGGGCTGCACCAGACGCCGGAGCAGATCGTCCGCACGGCGATCCAGGAGGACGCGGCGGCCATCGGGCTCTCCATCCTGTCGGGCGCCCACATGACGCTGTTCGCCCGGCTCTTCGAGGTGCTGCGCGAGGAGGAGGCCGAGGACATCGTCGTGTTCGGCGGCGGCATCATCCCCGAGGCCGACATCCCCGAACTGGAGCGGATGGGGGTGGCGCGGATCTTCACGCCGGGCTCAACGACGCAGGAGATCGTGGACTGGGTCCGTTCTGCGGTTCCCACCACCGTTTAG